In Bdellovibrionales bacterium CG10_big_fil_rev_8_21_14_0_10_45_34, one genomic interval encodes:
- the dnaJ gene encoding molecular chaperone DnaJ, protein MAQDYYEILGVARNADADTIKKAYRKLAMKFHPDQNPGDKAAEDKFKEAAQAYEVLGNADKRSKYDQIGHAAYTQSGMGGQGYGGAGFQDIDDIFASFGDIFGDMFGGGRRTSRGGRSKATRGADLRYRLQIDLLTVLDGGEQEVEFETEDNCKRCSGSGAEPGTAPEVCGTCRGAGQVVRAQGFFSMATTCPTCHGNGQLIKNSCNLCRGHGRVAAKRHLTVKIPPGVRTGTRLRVAGEGEGGFRGGPSGDLYVEIHVKDHPQFERDGDHLISRLKVSYLQAILGAEIQAPALKGSEMVTVPEGSQPADLVKLAHKGLPSLRGGARGDLYYRLEVEIPKKISKDEEKLLREIASSKNETVSEGGNGLFRRR, encoded by the coding sequence ATGGCACAAGATTATTACGAAATATTAGGCGTAGCGCGCAATGCGGATGCAGACACAATCAAGAAGGCTTATCGAAAGCTAGCTATGAAATTTCACCCCGATCAAAATCCGGGGGATAAAGCGGCCGAAGATAAATTTAAAGAGGCGGCTCAAGCCTACGAAGTACTCGGGAATGCAGATAAACGCTCCAAATACGATCAGATAGGGCACGCGGCGTACACTCAAAGTGGAATGGGCGGGCAAGGCTACGGCGGAGCTGGCTTTCAAGACATTGATGATATCTTTGCGTCATTTGGCGATATTTTTGGCGACATGTTTGGCGGGGGCCGCAGAACTTCGCGAGGAGGCCGGTCAAAAGCAACACGTGGGGCGGATCTTCGCTATCGGCTTCAAATAGATTTGCTCACGGTCTTAGATGGCGGCGAGCAAGAAGTAGAGTTTGAAACAGAAGATAACTGCAAACGTTGTAGCGGCAGTGGGGCAGAACCCGGTACCGCCCCCGAGGTCTGTGGTACATGCCGAGGTGCCGGCCAAGTTGTTCGTGCGCAAGGTTTTTTCTCGATGGCGACAACTTGCCCAACATGTCACGGAAACGGGCAGCTCATCAAAAACTCCTGTAACTTGTGCCGCGGCCATGGCCGAGTCGCAGCAAAACGTCATCTCACCGTGAAGATTCCGCCTGGAGTTCGCACGGGTACACGCTTACGTGTAGCTGGAGAGGGCGAGGGAGGCTTTCGTGGCGGACCATCCGGCGATCTCTATGTAGAAATCCATGTAAAAGACCATCCACAATTTGAGCGTGATGGTGACCACCTGATCAGTCGCTTGAAAGTTTCTTACCTGCAGGCGATTTTGGGAGCAGAAATTCAAGCCCCTGCTCTCAAGGGGTCTGAAATGGTCACAGTGCCCGAAGGCTCCCAGCCCGCAGACCTTGTCAAATTAGCCCATAAAGGTTTACCAAGTCTTAGAGGCGGGGCTCGCGGCGATCTTTACTACCGACTAGAAGTGGAGATTCCGAAAAAAATCTCGAAAGACGAAGAGAAGCTTTTGAGAGAGATCGCTTCTTCTAAAAATGAGACAGTCTCAGAGGGTGGGAACGGGCTTTTTCGGCGCAGATAA